The following proteins are encoded in a genomic region of bacterium:
- a CDS encoding response regulator transcription factor — MKKTRVMLVDDHTLVRSGLHQLLLTFERYEVVGEAGDGAQAIELVRELQPDVVLLDIAMPRMRGLEAIREIKQAAPDCRVLILSMYDREQYVRESIKNGADGYLLKGSDTDELRMALIHVMNGNLYISPSVSKPLVAEWIHSGKADEQTGAEVELTEREKSVMKLLAEGHANREVAELLHISVKTVETHRSRILEKTGVRNLAELVKYAIKKGMVDL; from the coding sequence ATGAAAAAGACCAGGGTGATGTTGGTCGATGACCATACGTTGGTGCGCTCCGGATTGCATCAACTGCTGCTCACATTTGAACGCTACGAAGTGGTCGGCGAAGCGGGGGACGGCGCTCAGGCGATCGAGCTGGTTCGAGAGCTGCAACCGGATGTGGTGCTGTTGGACATCGCCATGCCCAGAATGCGCGGCCTGGAGGCCATCCGCGAAATTAAACAAGCTGCTCCGGACTGCAGGGTACTCATCCTGAGCATGTACGATCGCGAGCAATATGTGCGCGAGTCGATCAAGAACGGCGCAGATGGTTATCTGCTCAAAGGATCGGATACCGATGAATTGCGTATGGCGCTGATTCACGTGATGAACGGCAACCTTTACATCAGCCCGTCGGTATCGAAACCCCTTGTCGCTGAGTGGATTCACAGCGGCAAGGCGGATGAGCAGACCGGGGCGGAGGTCGAATTGACCGAGCGCGAAAAGAGCGTGATGAAACTGTTGGCAGAGGGTCATGCCAACAGAGAGGTGGCTGAGTTGTTGCACATCAGCGTCAAGACCGTGGAAACACATCGCAGCCGTATCCTGGAGAAAACCGGTGTCCGCAATCTCGCTGAACTGGTCAAATATGCCATTAAAAAGGGCATGGTGGACCTGTAA
- a CDS encoding alpha/beta hydrolase, with amino-acid sequence MKKTTTPGEEIPVAFNSQGQQLVGIWHTGRSKKIVLLCHGFTGSKVESKRIFVETGRIFSAEGIDAFRFDFFGSGDSAGEFADSSISTNLVNLQDAVAWARQQGYEKIAVLGLSMGGATAILSAAALPVDALVTWSAVPDLRRLFSSLMPNWQDKAHVTEIIEYEGWLIHRGFWEDALRYDIQQAFSHLTLPKLVIQGTADSEVFIDGFHSFRDRALPPCDFMEIPGAGHTYQTPGHRRQVIRQSLIWLKRHL; translated from the coding sequence ATGAAGAAAACGACAACGCCCGGTGAGGAAATTCCCGTCGCCTTTAACAGCCAGGGGCAGCAGCTGGTGGGCATATGGCACACCGGCCGCAGCAAAAAGATCGTTCTCCTTTGTCACGGGTTTACCGGCAGCAAGGTGGAGAGCAAGCGCATATTTGTCGAAACCGGCCGGATTTTCAGTGCAGAGGGCATCGACGCGTTTCGCTTTGATTTTTTTGGCTCCGGCGACAGCGCCGGTGAATTCGCCGATTCGAGCATTTCCACCAATCTGGTGAATCTGCAGGATGCGGTCGCCTGGGCCCGGCAGCAGGGGTATGAAAAGATCGCCGTGCTGGGATTGAGCATGGGAGGCGCCACGGCGATCCTGTCCGCTGCCGCTCTGCCGGTCGACGCGCTGGTGACCTGGTCCGCCGTACCCGACCTGCGCCGGCTTTTTTCCAGCCTTATGCCCAACTGGCAGGACAAAGCCCACGTCACAGAAATAATCGAATATGAAGGATGGTTGATCCATCGGGGTTTTTGGGAGGATGCGCTGCGCTATGACATTCAGCAGGCGTTTTCCCACCTCACGCTGCCCAAGCTGGTGATTCAGGGTACGGCGGATTCTGAGGTTTTTATCGACGGCTTTCACTCTTTTCGCGATCGCGCGCTGCCGCCCTGTGATTTTATGGAGATCCCCGGAGCCGGCCACACCTATCAAACCCCGGGCCATCGGCGTCAGGTGATCAGACAATCCCTGATCTGGCTTAAACGACATCTTTAA